The following are encoded together in the Plasmodium reichenowi strain SY57 chromosome 3, whole genome shotgun sequence genome:
- a CDS encoding calcium-dependent protein kinase 3, with the protein MNDMIIKNNKKGSCDVIIKYKCKKSDENIKRRKSSHKYIKNKSVVLGRSIMTNKKEKLKGALKYKGSKKEIKICNKKSMIKNDKDENTTLKSMKSDNFKFSRRGFILSFTGNLEDFYNLSKEPLGKGTYGCVYKATDKLLKITRAVKVVSKKKLKNIPRFRQEIDIMKNLDHPNVVKLLETFEDSNQIYLVMELCTGGELFDKIVKKGCFVETFASFIMKQIFSVLNYLHIRNICHRDIKPENFLFYDMTPESLIKIIDFGLASYFTHNNYEMKTKAGTPYYVAPQVLTGSYNYKCDMWSSGVLFYILLCGYPPFFGESDHEILSMVKKGKYQFKGKEWNNISEEAKDLIKRCLTMDADKRICASEALQHPWFRKKKYAFNMDMKMDIHVLENFKNYGLLLKFQKLAMTIIAQQSNDYDVQKLKSTFLVLDEEGKGYITKEQLKKGLEKDGLKLPYNFDLLLDQIDSDGSGKIDYTEFLAAALDRKQLSK; encoded by the exons ATGAATGATATGATTattaagaataataaaaaaggaagCTGCGATGtgattataaaatataaatgtaaaaagTCAGAtgagaatataaaaagaagaaagagttcacataaatatataaaaaataagagTGTCGTATTAGGTCGAAGCATAATGACAAATAAAAAGGAGAAATTAAAAGGTGCTTTAAAATACAAAGGATCAAAAAAAgagataaaaatatgtaataagaaaagtatgataaaaaatgaCAAAGATGAAAATACAACTTTAAAATCTATGAAAAGtgataattttaaattttctaGAAGAGGATTTATTCTGAGTTTTACTGGTAATTTAGAagatttttataatttatcaaAAGAACCATTAGGTAAAGGTACATATGGATGTGTATATAAAGCAACagataaattattaaaaataacgAGAGCTGTAAAAGTAGTATctaaaaagaaattaaagaatataCCAAGGTTTAGACAAGAAATAgatattatgaaaaatcTGGATCATCCTAATGTAGTAAAATTGCTTGAAACATTTGAAGATAGtaatcaaatatatttagtAATGGAGTTATGTACAGGTGGAGAATTATTTGATAAAATAGTAAAAAAGGGTTGCTTTGTAGAAACGTTTGCATCTTTTATTATGAAACAAATATTTTCtgtattaaattatttacatataagaaatatttgTCACAGAGATATTAAACCTGAGAACTTTTTATTCTATGACATGACACCTGAATcgttaataaaaattatagaTTTTGGATTGGCTTCTTATTTTActcataataattatgaaatgAAGACCAAAGCAGGGACTCCCTATTATGTAGCTCCTCAGGTATTAACCGGTTcgtataattataaatgtGATATGTGGTCTTCGGGTgtcttattttatatattgttgTGTGGGTACCCTCCCTTTTTTGGAGAAAGTGATCACGAAATATTGAGCAtg GTAAAGAAGGGGAAGTATCAATTTAAGGGAAAGGAGTGGAATAACATATCCGAAGAAGCAAAagatttaataaaaagatgTCTTACAATGGACGCTGATAAAAGAATATGTGCGAGTGAAGCTTTACAACATCCTTGgtttagaaaaaaaaaatatgctTTTAATATGGATATGAAAATGGATATACATGTATTAGAAAACTTTAAGAACTATGGACTTCTATTAAAATTTCAGAAATTAGCTATGACGATAATAGCACAACAAAGTAATGATTATGATGttcaaaaattaaaatcCACATTTTTAGTATTAGATGAAGAAGGAAAGGGATATATAACTAAAGAACAATTAAAGAAAGGATTAGAAAAAGATGGATTAAAATTACCCTACAATTTTGATTTGTTGTTAGATCAAATCGATAGTGATGGCAGTGGGAAAATTGATTACACGGAATTTCTTGCAGCTGCTTTAGACAGAAAGCAATTATCCAAg